In Drosophila innubila isolate TH190305 chromosome 2R unlocalized genomic scaffold, UK_Dinn_1.0 1_C_2R, whole genome shotgun sequence, the following are encoded in one genomic region:
- the LOC117784097 gene encoding phosphatidylinositol 4-phosphate 5-kinase type-1 alpha isoform X4 → MASGDDTIDMDSSSTSQAKLAETNASTDHVGNSSPDLGNRPLRSANKADKERKLGHRRVGEGGEITYKKIQTSQIMGSIQLGIQHTVGSLASKPKRDLLMMDFWEIESITFPPEGSSLTPAHHYSEFRYKIYAPIAFRYFRDLFGIQPDDFMMSMCTSPLRELSNPGASGSIFYLTDDDEFIVKTVQHKEGEFLQKLLPGYYMNLNQNPRTLLPKFFGLYCLQTSNAKNIRLVVMNNLLPSSVRMHLKYDLKGSTFKRKASKAERAKKSPTYKDLDFMEQHPNGIFLEAETYSALIKTIQRDCTVLESFKIMDYSLLLGVHNLDVSLKEKKSEHRKPMRAPLAEDSDVDEPLDGAEGETRERDVATGINRNKSVNRQRLVAHSTAMESIQAESEPIDDEEDVPPGGIPARSEKGERLLLYIGIIDILQSYRLKKKLEHTFKSIIHDGETVSVCRPSFYAQRFQNFMAKTVFRKIPSPLKHSPSKRKSLSKAIQRSIDSESEAIRPSHSHSSGKIHQQTKASNTESTPAISERDRDRDRDRDRDRERDRDRERDRDRERDRESGRHSSATSQSNVPPPVRQRASTSTTAATAAASNLKARVPPPVPPRGSPRRKDTQDSRAHSTTPGTTPSCSSTPPPAFDDISEDSSNKNSTSSMGRRSHHQQQHHHHHHQQQQQQQPSQQHYYQQQPQYLERKMNIGPAYRGSYKEDIVSVSEVHLDTFLAVDTSSSSHYGSRGGLAWTPPASGEGSTPTWTEGTPSFTDSSSSGDLDNFSPINSSKIDRHKPTVEDAINSLSSGMVNISGVVAKF, encoded by the exons ATGGCGTCCGGAGACGACACCATTGACATGGACAGCTCCTCGACATCGCAGGCGAAACTGGCGGAAACGAATG ccTCCACCGACCATGTGGGTAACTCATCACCCGAC CTGGGCAATCGGCCCTTGCGCTCGGCCAACAAAGCGGACAAGGAGCGAAAACTTGGACATCGACGGGTCGGAGAAGGCGGTGAGATTACCTATAAGAAGATACAGACATCGCAAATTATGGGATCCATACAGCTGGGCATACAGCATACG GTCGGCAGTCTGGCTTCAAAGCCAAAACGTGATCTACTTATGATGGACTTCTGGGAAATCGAGAGCATTACGTTTCCGCCAGAGGGTTCTAGCCTTACACCTGCCCACCATTATAGTGAATTCAGATATAAGATCTATGCACCCATCGCATTTCGTTATTTTCGTGATTTGTTTGGCATACAGCCCGATGATTTTATG ATGTCTATGTGTACTTCGCCGTTGCGCGAATTATCAAATCCAGGTGCTTCCGGCTCAATATTCTATTTAACGGACGACGATGAGTTCATTGTCAAAACGGTGCAACACAAAGAGGgtgaatttttacaaaaactaCTGCCTGG TTATTATATGAATCTCAATCAAAATCCGCGCACTTTATTGCCGAAGTTCTTTGGACTTTACTGCCTGCAGACGAGCAATGCCAAAAACATTCGCCTGGTGGTCATGAACAATCTGTTGCCATCTTCGGTGAGAATGCATCTAAAGTACGATCTCAAGGGTTCGACGTTCAAGCGGAAGGCATCGAAAGCGGAACGTGCTAAGAAATCGCCAACGTATAAGGATCTCGACTTTATGGAACAGCATCCAAATGGCATATTCCTGGAGGCGGAAACATATTCAGCTCTCATTAAGACCATTCAAAGGGATTGCACAGTGCTGGAATCTTTCAAGATCATGGACTATTCGTTGCTGCTGGGCGTGCACAACTTGGATGTGTCACTCAAGGAGAAAAAGAGTGAGCATAGAAAGCCAATGAGAGCACCGCTTGCCGAGGACTCCGACGTGGATGAGCCCCTCGACGGTGCAGAGGGAGAAACCAGAGAACGTGACGTCGCCACGGGCATCAACAGAAACAA ATCGGTGAATCGACAGCGTCTCGTGGCACATTCCACGGCCATGGAGAGCATTCAGGCGGAAAGCGAACCCATCGACGATGAGGAGGATGTGCC GCCTGGAGGCATTCCAGCTCGTAGCGAGAAAGGGGAGCGTTTATTGCTCTACATTGGCATCATCGACATACTGCAATCTTATAGGCTAAAAAAGAAGCTGGAGCACACATTCAAAAGCATTATACACGATGGG GAGACCGTTTCGGTGTGTCGGCCCTCGTTCTATGCTCAAAGATTTCAAAACTTTATGGCTAAAACCGTATTCCGCAAGATACCATCGC CTCTAAAGCATTCGCCGTCGAAGAGAAAAAGCCTCTCCAAGGCCATACAGCGTTCCATAGACAGCGAGAGCGAGGCAATAAGAC cttCGCACTCCCATAGCAGCGGCAAAATCCATCAGCAAACGAAAGCATCAAACACAGAATCCACGCCAGCCATCTCGGAGCGGGATCGAGACAGAGATCGGGATCGGGATCGAGATAGGGAGCGGGATCGAGATAGGGAGCGGGATCGAGATAGGGAGCGGGATCGGGAAAGTGGGCGTCACTCGAGTGCCACTAGCCAGAGTAATGTGCCACCGCCTGTGAGGCAGCGAGCTTCAACCTCAACGACGGCAGCCACGGCGGCGGCAAGCAACCTGAAGGCGCGTGTGCCACCTCCAGTGCCGCCGAGAGGATCGCCGCGACGGAAGGACACACAGGACAGTAGGGCGCACTCAACTACACCAG GCACAACTCCATCATGCAGTTCAACACCTCCCCCTGCCTTTGACGACATCTCCGAGGACAGTTCGAACAAGAACAGCACATCGTCGATGGGTCGTAGGTCgcatcatcaacagcaacatcatcatcatcatcatcagcaacaacagcaacagcagccaagcCAGCAACATTATtaccaacaacagccacagtaTTTGGAACGCAAAATGAACATTGGCCCCGCCTATCGAGGCTCCTACAAGGAGGACATAGTTAG CGTATCTGAGGTGCATCTGGACACGTTTCTGGCGGTGGACACATCGTCGAGCAGTCATTATGGATCACGTGGTGGCCTGGCCTGGACGCCACCGGCATCAGGTGAGGGCTCGACACCCACTTGGACAGAGGGCACACCCAGTTTTACGGACTCCAGTTCGAGTGGTGATCTCG ACAACTTCTCGCCCATAAACTCATCTAAAATCGATCGACACAAGCCGACGGTGGAAGATGCCATCAACTCTCTGTCCTCGGGAATGGTAAATATCAGTGGTGTTGTGGCCAAATTCTAG